One part of the Acidobacteriota bacterium genome encodes these proteins:
- a CDS encoding DUF4136 domain-containing protein → MKLTRIVLGFGLLLLSVSSALAQKVSVDADKGTNLSQYKTYAWAPGTAARNPMIHQRIVAGIEAQLALKGLRKVESNPDCVVVYHAATDTQVSINTFGGGPLGGWRWGTGTVNVDKVPVGQLMVDIGDTHSQKFVWRGTASGTISSKLEKNEKALQTALNKMFQNFPYSQK, encoded by the coding sequence ATGAAATTAACACGTATCGTGCTGGGTTTTGGCTTGCTGCTGCTCAGTGTCAGCAGCGCGCTGGCGCAAAAGGTGAGCGTGGATGCCGACAAAGGCACAAATCTTTCGCAATACAAAACCTACGCCTGGGCGCCCGGCACGGCGGCGCGCAATCCCATGATTCATCAACGCATCGTGGCGGGCATCGAGGCGCAATTGGCGCTGAAAGGGCTGCGCAAGGTCGAGAGCAATCCCGATTGCGTCGTCGTCTATCACGCGGCCACCGACACACAGGTTTCGATCAACACCTTTGGCGGCGGCCCGTTGGGCGGCTGGCGCTGGGGCACGGGCACGGTGAATGTGGACAAGGTGCCGGTGGGGCAACTGATGGTGGACATCGGCGATACGCACAGCCAGAAATTTGTCTGGCGCGGCACCGCCAGCGGCACCATCAGCAGCAAGCTGGAAAAGAATGAGAAGGCGCTGCAAACGGCGCTCAACAAGATGTTCCAGAATTTCCCCTATTCACAGAAATAA